From the genome of Nitrospinota bacterium, one region includes:
- a CDS encoding saccharopine dehydrogenase NADP-binding domain-containing protein: MSYRYAVIGSGRQGLSAAYDMGRFGNAKEILLYDINPQAAKAGAEKINSLLGANIASGHGLDAGDPAQLSKALKGVHSTLSAVPYPLNPLITRIAIENGSSLCDLGGHTDTVRGQLALDDVARKAGVTITPDCGMGPGLNISMGVLAMSFVEKPEDVLIWDGGLPQNPEPPWNYLLTFNINGFTNEYFGDAYFLRNGEVVPIPCLSEMETLDFPSPLGQLEAAVTSGGLSTAPWTFAGKLKRLENKTLRYPGHWDQFKAFQLLGLFEEDPIQVNGTTVSPREVFHSLLEPKITADKIRDICVIRTRCNGTTSGKPASSTIELIETYDEETGFTAMEKLTGWHASIVAILSAQGDIPRGAIPVETALTADALAKEGARRGWEFKNKTVLPV; this comes from the coding sequence ATGAGTTACCGTTACGCCGTCATTGGTTCTGGCCGCCAGGGATTATCCGCCGCTTATGACATGGGCCGGTTTGGAAACGCAAAAGAAATCCTGCTTTACGACATCAATCCTCAAGCCGCAAAGGCTGGGGCCGAAAAGATCAATTCCCTGCTGGGTGCCAACATCGCTAGCGGGCATGGACTGGATGCCGGAGACCCTGCTCAACTTTCAAAGGCTCTTAAAGGAGTTCATTCTACCCTGAGCGCCGTGCCCTATCCATTAAATCCGCTCATAACCCGAATCGCCATTGAAAACGGTTCGAGTTTATGCGATTTGGGCGGTCACACGGATACCGTACGCGGCCAACTTGCACTCGACGATGTTGCCCGAAAGGCAGGCGTCACCATCACCCCCGACTGCGGAATGGGACCGGGGCTCAACATTTCCATGGGTGTGCTGGCTATGTCGTTCGTCGAAAAACCGGAAGACGTGTTGATCTGGGACGGAGGACTGCCGCAAAACCCAGAGCCTCCCTGGAATTATCTTCTTACATTCAATATCAATGGGTTCACAAACGAGTATTTTGGCGACGCCTATTTTCTCCGTAACGGGGAAGTCGTGCCCATCCCTTGTCTTTCGGAAATGGAAACGCTGGATTTCCCTTCCCCCCTGGGGCAACTGGAAGCGGCTGTGACTTCCGGTGGATTGTCCACCGCACCCTGGACGTTTGCCGGGAAATTAAAACGGCTGGAAAACAAAACCCTTCGTTACCCCGGACACTGGGATCAATTCAAGGCATTTCAGTTATTAGGATTGTTCGAAGAAGACCCCATACAGGTGAACGGGACAACGGTTTCTCCGAGAGAGGTCTTCCATTCACTGCTGGAACCTAAGATCACGGCGGATAAAATTCGCGATATTTGTGTCATCCGCACCCGGTGCAACGGAACAACCAGTGGCAAACCCGCATCCAGCACCATTGAATTGATCGAAACCTACGATGAAGAAACGGGATTCACCGCCATGGAAAAACTCACGGGCTGGCACGCTTCCATCGTCGCCATCCTTTCCGCTCAGGGTGACATCCCAAGAGGAGCCATCCCCGTGGAAACTGCGCTGACGGCCGACGCTTTGGCCAAAGAGGGAGCCCGACGGGGATGGGAATTTAAAAATAAAACTGTCCTTCCGGTTTGA
- a CDS encoding DUF2284 domain-containing protein — protein sequence MIQEAVTLGCSRAKVIWTKTIAIGTWGRLQCQYGCSHYGKLHTCPPHSPNSDELGEILVDYQRALLLYAIPKVDMRDVAVTLEESFKSKGFYKAFGLCSRACDLCEICTIDSFCKYPDKARPTLQGCGIDVQSTVFNNGWADVSPNQPCADMNNIGMVLLD from the coding sequence ATGATTCAAGAGGCAGTAACTCTCGGATGCAGCCGGGCAAAGGTTATTTGGACAAAGACCATCGCCATCGGTACCTGGGGCAGACTTCAATGCCAGTATGGTTGTTCTCATTATGGCAAACTACACACCTGCCCCCCGCACTCACCCAACTCAGACGAATTGGGTGAAATTCTCGTTGACTACCAAAGAGCCTTATTGCTCTATGCAATACCAAAAGTGGACATGAGAGATGTCGCGGTGACTTTGGAAGAAAGCTTCAAGTCCAAAGGTTTTTATAAAGCATTTGGTTTGTGCTCACGCGCCTGCGACTTATGCGAGATCTGCACCATAGACAGCTTCTGCAAGTATCCCGATAAAGCCCGCCCTACATTGCAAGGCTGTGGCATTGACGTACAGAGCACCGTTTTTAATAATGGATGGGCAGATGTCTCGCCCAACCAGCCCTGTGCGGACATGAATAACATCGGCATGGTATTGCTGGACTGA
- a CDS encoding SGNH/GDSL hydrolase family protein, with protein sequence MKKLNQKPASLFSNILVFLASLVILIFVMELIFPHVLHKLPLSIYVGLDDGYKVLGQSTKKSVIPENYIAIVGDSHALGQGDWYLQAVRKHKLSQGDYHSAHVLYNRTGRDIISYGALGSGSLRGLVSQPIAHFRHINSLRAFELKDPEMILVYFFEGNDLNDNMIDLQGKYKDIIDPDKFYDPEYFKTFIQKSVLEVDPLYNAEGPLKNFLFTRFLIESVGDNVVNEVKRGFKKLKRAINKKVDEIKEDDSQKPEPVHYDTALIDGKEFPIPINTQHPAMTLTAEQTKQAIYIFEQSLLFLADYFKNSSIAVVYIPAPLSSYQWVSPTVTIPTGKGIVTVESGSIHARSQEICLKVQDVSRKQNFKFADTRNFFRKAAAKEPIHGPRDWLHPNESGYRALAEGVISAFFDGEKPSEFMQCEG encoded by the coding sequence ATGAAAAAATTGAATCAAAAACCCGCCTCCCTCTTTTCGAATATTTTAGTATTCCTTGCCAGCTTGGTTATTCTTATATTCGTAATGGAATTGATTTTCCCCCATGTATTGCACAAGCTTCCCTTATCTATTTATGTAGGATTGGATGACGGCTATAAAGTTTTGGGACAATCCACGAAAAAATCCGTGATCCCCGAGAATTATATCGCCATTGTAGGAGACTCCCATGCGCTGGGGCAGGGGGACTGGTATCTGCAGGCCGTTCGCAAGCATAAGCTCAGCCAGGGGGATTATCACTCGGCCCATGTTCTCTATAACCGTACCGGGAGGGATATCATTTCTTATGGAGCCCTGGGTTCCGGCAGTTTACGTGGTCTGGTGTCTCAGCCTATAGCTCACTTTAGGCATATCAATTCTCTGCGCGCTTTCGAATTAAAAGACCCTGAAATGATTCTGGTGTATTTTTTTGAGGGCAATGATTTGAACGACAACATGATTGATCTTCAAGGCAAATATAAAGACATCATTGACCCGGATAAGTTTTATGACCCTGAATATTTTAAAACCTTCATTCAAAAATCGGTTTTGGAGGTGGACCCCTTATATAATGCTGAAGGTCCGTTGAAAAATTTTCTATTCACCCGGTTTCTCATAGAAAGCGTTGGTGATAATGTCGTCAATGAAGTCAAAAGAGGTTTTAAAAAGCTCAAGCGGGCTATCAACAAAAAGGTCGATGAGATAAAGGAGGATGATTCGCAGAAGCCGGAGCCGGTGCACTACGACACCGCCTTAATCGATGGCAAGGAGTTTCCCATTCCAATTAATACCCAGCACCCTGCCATGACATTGACCGCCGAGCAAACAAAACAAGCCATTTATATATTTGAGCAGTCGTTATTGTTTTTAGCGGATTATTTTAAAAACTCGTCTATTGCCGTTGTTTACATTCCCGCTCCTTTATCCTCCTATCAATGGGTATCCCCTACAGTTACCATTCCGACGGGAAAAGGCATTGTCACCGTTGAGTCTGGTTCCATCCATGCAAGAAGCCAGGAAATCTGCCTTAAAGTTCAAGATGTTTCCAGAAAGCAGAACTTTAAGTTTGCGGACACAAGAAATTTTTTTAGAAAAGCCGCAGCCAAAGAACCCATTCATGGGCCCAGGGACTGGTTGCACCCAAACGAATCGGGGTACCGCGCCCTGGCTGAAGGGGTTATTTCGGCTTTTTTTGATGGCGAAAAACCTTCGGAGTTCATGCAATGCGAGGGTTAA
- a CDS encoding 16S rRNA (uracil(1498)-N(3))-methyltransferase translates to MHRFFTQPENISGDKVVLRGTDVSHIRTVLRLTQGDRIQVLDGLGNRYFVQLTDVKAQEVHGRVESKEKYQTESPLAIQMGMALLKGNKFDPVLRKAVELGVHIVAPLRTDRCIVKVDRTDAKKKVARWQRIAEEAAKQSGRSHLPAVSPDILTVEGFCRENQNAEIKLIFWEEEEAHRLADVSPQTSPRSLAFLTGPEGGFTESEIQTAHQYGFRPITLGPRVLRAETAPIVVLSLLQSRWGDL, encoded by the coding sequence ATGCACCGATTTTTTACTCAGCCGGAAAATATTTCAGGAGATAAGGTGGTTCTACGCGGGACCGATGTGAGTCATATTCGCACGGTTCTTCGGTTGACCCAGGGGGACCGGATTCAGGTTCTGGATGGGCTTGGGAACCGGTATTTTGTGCAATTGACGGATGTGAAGGCGCAAGAAGTTCATGGCAGGGTGGAGTCGAAGGAAAAATATCAGACCGAGTCTCCTTTAGCCATTCAAATGGGGATGGCGCTTCTTAAAGGTAATAAATTCGACCCGGTTCTCCGTAAAGCCGTGGAACTGGGAGTTCATATCGTTGCTCCTTTGAGAACGGACCGCTGTATTGTCAAAGTGGATCGGACAGACGCTAAAAAAAAAGTAGCGCGTTGGCAACGGATCGCTGAGGAGGCGGCCAAACAGTCGGGCCGCAGTCACCTGCCCGCTGTTTCCCCGGATATTCTGACCGTTGAAGGTTTCTGCCGGGAAAACCAGAATGCTGAAATCAAACTGATCTTCTGGGAAGAGGAAGAAGCGCACCGCCTGGCGGATGTTTCGCCGCAAACCTCTCCACGTTCGCTCGCGTTTCTGACCGGGCCTGAAGGCGGTTTTACCGAATCGGAAATTCAAACCGCCCACCAGTACGGATTTCGACCCATCACGTTGGGGCCCCGTGTTTTGCGTGCGGAAACCGCTCCGATCGTGGTCCTGTCTCTTTTGCAAAGCCGCTGGGGGGATTTATGA
- a CDS encoding segregation/condensation protein A, whose protein sequence is MAYQCKLDIFEGPLDLLLHLLKEQKMDINDIPIKEITRQYMDTIDLMQDLDLEIAGEYLVMAAELTRIKSKCLLPVQEQGLEEGEEGQDPRADLMRRLLEYQRYKDAAFELRAREYDRQQIFVRRGDISIDEGNGEEILVEASAFDLLNAFQKILKSKEFKKDYEVKISTFSVADRLIYILEILNAAETVTFDSLFTVLNTRQEVIVTFLALLELMRLKLLRIQQVNQFDPIRIYRSSDREAQDEALQHYLTSSDETSSLPE, encoded by the coding sequence ATGGCTTATCAATGCAAACTTGATATTTTCGAAGGGCCGTTGGATCTGCTCCTGCATCTGCTCAAAGAGCAGAAAATGGATATTAATGATATCCCCATTAAAGAAATAACGCGGCAGTATATGGATACCATTGACCTGATGCAGGATCTGGACCTTGAAATCGCCGGTGAGTATCTGGTCATGGCAGCGGAGCTGACACGCATCAAATCCAAATGTCTGTTGCCGGTTCAGGAGCAGGGACTGGAGGAGGGAGAAGAAGGGCAGGACCCGAGAGCGGACTTGATGCGCCGCCTGCTGGAATATCAGCGATATAAAGATGCGGCGTTTGAGTTGCGAGCGCGGGAATATGATCGCCAGCAGATATTTGTGCGCAGAGGGGATATCTCCATTGATGAAGGGAACGGGGAGGAAATTCTTGTGGAAGCCTCAGCCTTTGATCTTTTAAATGCCTTTCAAAAAATTTTAAAGAGCAAAGAGTTCAAAAAAGATTACGAAGTCAAGATTTCCACTTTCTCGGTTGCGGACCGGTTGATCTATATTCTGGAGATATTGAACGCGGCGGAAACCGTTACCTTCGATTCGCTGTTCACGGTTCTAAATACCCGGCAGGAAGTGATCGTGACTTTTTTGGCCCTTTTGGAACTGATGCGGTTAAAACTTCTCCGTATTCAGCAAGTCAATCAATTCGACCCTATTCGCATCTACCGATCCTCTGACCGTGAAGCTCAAGATGAAGCTCTTCAACACTACCTTACCTCAAGCGATGAGACATCTTCGTTGCCAGAATAA
- a CDS encoding response regulator: MLAMVIDDSRAIRLILGNILKELGFEVVSAENGVDALNQMKSHDKIDFALVDWNMPEMNGYEFVCALRKDDTYKDVRLMMVTTETEMSQVIKALEAGANEYVMKPFTKEGTPVGNTH; the protein is encoded by the coding sequence GTGCTTGCAATGGTTATTGATGATTCAAGGGCCATTCGTCTCATTCTTGGAAACATTCTCAAAGAACTTGGATTTGAGGTGGTGAGTGCTGAGAATGGCGTAGATGCCCTGAACCAAATGAAGTCTCATGACAAAATTGACTTCGCTCTGGTGGATTGGAATATGCCTGAGATGAACGGCTATGAATTCGTATGCGCACTGAGAAAGGACGATACCTACAAGGATGTTCGTCTCATGATGGTGACGACGGAAACAGAAATGTCTCAAGTGATCAAAGCTTTGGAAGCGGGGGCCAATGAGTACGTAATGAAACCCTTTACCAAAGAAGGGACGCCCGTGGGGAACACCCATTAA
- the serB gene encoding phosphoserine phosphatase SerB yields MNSPEKNCLLYVHISMEDRPGILAEALQSVVRCQWNVLDIKQFVFNGLLNLSIFLDGNDANAIEPLRMALGEFEERSGLKISIHPWKKEMCPDEPYKHRSVVTLLGASIGSDVLLELTQTLASRDINILRIEQLDHSDQHVIEFVIGTRQTHSGVDVLDALVLFKEKFQVDLAVQDDTLFRRNKRLIVFDADMTFLQCEVIDEMGKLAGVGAEMAEITQLAMTGEMDFKEALVKRVKLLRGLSEKQLEELFERIPLTPGATDLVTILKYLGYKIAIVSGGFQFFIDKIRAKYGLDYGFANQLKIENGKVTGELEGEVIDALAKERILISLAEKEGFTLKQVVAVGDGANDIHMLACAGLGIAFNAKPIVQKHAHASINRSNLELILYFLGYNGDDLQELRSFVKRKESLRFPVS; encoded by the coding sequence ATGAACTCTCCTGAAAAAAACTGCCTGTTATATGTCCATATTTCTATGGAAGACCGCCCCGGAATTCTCGCGGAAGCTCTGCAATCCGTTGTTCGTTGTCAGTGGAACGTGCTGGACATCAAACAATTTGTCTTTAACGGTTTATTGAATCTCTCCATATTTTTGGACGGTAACGATGCCAACGCCATCGAACCGCTCAGAATGGCATTGGGTGAATTTGAAGAGCGGTCGGGTCTTAAAATCAGCATCCATCCGTGGAAAAAAGAGATGTGCCCGGACGAGCCTTATAAACACCGGTCGGTGGTGACGCTATTGGGGGCAAGTATTGGGTCTGATGTTTTGCTGGAGCTTACTCAAACCCTGGCGTCCCGAGACATCAATATTCTTCGCATCGAGCAACTCGATCATAGCGATCAGCATGTGATTGAGTTTGTGATAGGTACCCGACAGACGCATTCCGGCGTCGATGTTCTCGATGCCCTGGTGCTATTCAAGGAGAAGTTTCAGGTCGATCTCGCGGTGCAGGACGATACTTTGTTCCGGCGCAACAAGCGTTTGATCGTTTTTGATGCGGATATGACGTTTCTGCAGTGTGAAGTCATCGATGAAATGGGGAAACTGGCGGGAGTGGGAGCCGAGATGGCTGAGATCACGCAGTTGGCCATGACAGGAGAAATGGATTTTAAAGAAGCGCTGGTGAAACGCGTGAAACTCCTTCGAGGATTGTCCGAAAAACAGCTTGAGGAGTTGTTCGAACGCATCCCATTGACGCCGGGAGCGACGGACCTGGTGACGATTTTGAAATATCTGGGATACAAAATAGCCATCGTCAGCGGCGGATTTCAGTTTTTTATCGACAAGATCCGCGCGAAGTACGGTCTTGATTATGGATTCGCCAACCAGTTGAAGATAGAAAACGGCAAGGTCACTGGCGAACTGGAGGGGGAGGTCATTGATGCTCTGGCCAAGGAACGTATTTTAATTTCCCTGGCGGAAAAGGAAGGGTTTACTCTTAAACAGGTGGTGGCCGTTGGAGATGGTGCCAACGATATTCACATGCTGGCGTGTGCGGGATTGGGGATCGCCTTCAACGCCAAACCGATTGTGCAAAAACATGCCCATGCCAGTATCAATCGATCCAACCTGGAGTTGATCCTTTATTTCCTGGGCTACAATGGGGATGATCTGCAGGAATTGCGTTCTTTCGTCAAACGGAAAGAGTCTCTGCGTTTTCCGGTTTCTTAA
- a CDS encoding YdcF family protein → METTFWILSKLLWQLLAPEKVLLILLFLGATLLWTRKNILGRWLISIAVLILMVGTLLPISSFLLWPLEERFSPPSELPKNIAGIIVLGGPEKAGVTATRGQPSLNEGGERLITFVGLARRYPEARLIFAGGSGSLTSREYKTSDTARMLFELLGLSRERVLFDAKARNTYENAVNSFELIGQKPEGNWILITSAYHIPRSVGIFRKIGWNVIPYPVDYQTTGQLRFDWKFASLHNFIQFSKGLHEWTGLFIYWMTGKTSELFPKPSL, encoded by the coding sequence ATGGAAACAACTTTCTGGATACTTTCAAAACTGTTGTGGCAATTGCTGGCGCCGGAGAAAGTTCTTCTGATTCTTTTGTTTCTCGGGGCGACCCTACTCTGGACCCGGAAAAACATCTTGGGCCGTTGGTTGATATCGATCGCCGTTTTAATATTAATGGTCGGTACCCTTCTTCCCATAAGTAGTTTTTTGTTGTGGCCTCTTGAAGAACGATTTTCCCCGCCCTCAGAATTGCCCAAAAATATAGCGGGCATCATTGTGCTGGGAGGACCTGAGAAAGCCGGTGTTACCGCGACACGGGGTCAACCTTCACTCAATGAAGGAGGAGAAAGACTGATCACCTTTGTTGGGCTGGCCCGTCGTTACCCGGAGGCGCGATTGATTTTTGCCGGTGGATCGGGTTCCCTGACATCCCGGGAGTATAAAACCAGCGACACCGCCCGGATGCTTTTCGAGTTGCTCGGTTTGAGTAGAGAGCGCGTTCTGTTTGATGCGAAAGCCCGGAACACTTATGAAAATGCCGTCAACAGCTTCGAGTTGATAGGGCAAAAACCAGAAGGTAACTGGATTCTCATCACATCCGCTTATCATATTCCCAGATCTGTGGGAATATTCAGGAAAATCGGATGGAATGTCATTCCCTACCCGGTGGATTACCAGACAACCGGGCAATTGAGGTTTGACTGGAAATTCGCCAGTCTGCACAATTTTATACAATTTTCCAAAGGTCTGCACGAATGGACCGGCCTGTTTATTTACTGGATGACAGGCAAGACATCGGAACTTTTTCCAAAGCCCTCTCTCTAA
- a CDS encoding HAD family hydrolase yields the protein MNLSIKAVIFDWAWTLVDLVDEDDRRPFLKMFGFLQGRKVSLPDFNDCYQTYRDLFYKMIEESRKTHREACFEPVLKYLLLKYSIDIAGKATVDEILKIYYQEVFSVRKVFPDVLTTLQGLQSAGMRLGIISNTTNPPFMKDYERVQMGLDPFFEFSIYSSDVPYRKPHPSIFELAISYLKLEPKEILFVGDSPAHDIAGAQNVGMQAAWINRNGKELPAGIHPEYEVRTLTDLLEIGSVKVTSID from the coding sequence ATGAATCTTTCCATAAAAGCGGTGATTTTTGACTGGGCCTGGACTCTGGTGGATCTGGTAGACGAAGATGATAGACGGCCATTTCTGAAAATGTTCGGATTTTTGCAGGGCAGGAAAGTCAGTTTGCCTGATTTTAATGATTGCTACCAAACCTACCGGGATCTTTTTTATAAAATGATCGAGGAATCACGCAAGACGCATCGAGAAGCCTGTTTTGAGCCGGTGTTAAAATATCTTTTGTTGAAATATTCTATCGACATCGCAGGGAAAGCAACGGTTGATGAGATATTGAAAATTTATTATCAGGAAGTTTTTTCCGTTCGTAAAGTGTTTCCTGATGTACTTACAACGTTACAGGGCTTGCAGTCGGCAGGCATGCGATTGGGAATCATCTCCAATACAACAAATCCTCCCTTCATGAAAGATTACGAACGGGTGCAAATGGGATTGGATCCATTTTTCGAATTTTCCATTTATTCGTCGGATGTTCCTTACCGCAAGCCGCACCCGTCCATATTCGAACTGGCGATCAGTTATTTAAAACTGGAACCTAAAGAAATCCTTTTTGTGGGAGACAGTCCCGCGCATGATATTGCCGGAGCCCAGAATGTTGGCATGCAGGCGGCATGGATCAATCGGAATGGGAAAGAGCTTCCCGCAGGAATCCACCCTGAATATGAGGTTCGCACCCTGACAGATCTATTGGAGATCGGATCTGTTAAAGTAACTTCTATAGATTGA
- a CDS encoding 2-oxoglutarate:ferredoxin oxidoreductase yields the protein MGKLKLGPIGLLPPSAASEGIFQPEMDSGYQLVEGEHVLEDKAIEIAAIQILTRKNPTLFPGPMILWAWNDEAIHKSELIMDLVREVPGMNVIPMPDYRPIYPKIDPEAVINPCHPNLTVQHNKIEGCILIGVHCHFANITLKMIRANTNCYTMAFCAYDGHEDALLSIRDLDGSKIVKITQAIKDAKKSGVVTPWGLTPEGKEELEEIRARKAKTAELTKGNVSLFMGDLEQGLDENSE from the coding sequence ATGGGTAAATTAAAACTAGGACCGATTGGATTATTACCCCCTTCCGCGGCATCAGAAGGTATCTTTCAACCTGAAATGGATTCCGGCTACCAACTGGTTGAAGGGGAACACGTCCTGGAGGACAAAGCAATTGAAATCGCCGCAATCCAGATTTTAACACGGAAAAATCCCACTCTTTTCCCAGGCCCCATGATCTTGTGGGCGTGGAACGATGAAGCGATCCATAAATCCGAGTTGATCATGGATCTGGTCAGAGAGGTTCCGGGAATGAATGTCATCCCGATGCCTGATTACCGGCCGATCTACCCAAAAATTGATCCTGAAGCGGTTATCAATCCTTGCCACCCCAATCTGACCGTTCAGCATAACAAAATCGAAGGCTGTATTCTTATTGGCGTTCATTGCCATTTTGCCAATATTACCCTGAAAATGATTCGGGCTAATACCAATTGCTACACTATGGCTTTTTGCGCCTATGATGGCCACGAAGATGCTCTGTTGTCGATTCGGGATTTGGACGGTTCAAAAATAGTAAAAATCACGCAGGCAATTAAAGACGCAAAAAAATCAGGCGTGGTTACGCCATGGGGCTTGACGCCTGAAGGAAAAGAAGAATTAGAAGAAATCCGGGCTCGCAAGGCCAAAACTGCAGAGTTGACTAAAGGAAATGTCAGTTTATTTATGGGCGACTTGGAACAAGGTTTGGACGAAAACTCTGAGTGA